GCACGGGCGTTCAATTTCTTTTGCTTCAGGTCGGAATGATAAAGTTCGATAATAGCTTCTGCCAGGCTTTCCGAAGAACGTTCCTTTAAAATAGCGCCTGCTTCGGATTCCTTCACATGCTCTGCTGCAGCGCCAGTTGCGGCTCCCACCTGGGCGTTTCCACAGGCCATACTTTCGAGAATGGAGAGACCGAAGGTTTCCCAGCCGGAAAGGGCTAGACCGAGATCCACGCTGGAGTAGTAACGGGCCATTTCATCCGCTGATTTGATAAAGCCAGCATATTGCATGTGTGGATTTTTTTCCACAGCAGCCTTTACCTGGGGGAGGTAAGGTCCTGTACCTGCCAGTACCAAGGCCGGCTCGCAGTTTAGCTTTTGACTAAGGATGTCGTAAGCTCCTAGCAGAAGTTCAATGCCTTTTTCTTCGCAGAAACGGTGGGGGAAGAAAATGGTCAGACGATCCGGATTGCCATCCTTCAACTGCTTCACTAATTCTTCATCGCGCTTCGTGGGATTGAACATCTGGATGTCGCAACCCAGGGGAATCCAGTGGGATTTAGGAAGGCCGTTTTGGTCTAGACGGTCCATTACTTCCTTGCAGGAAACCTGGACGCCATCGTAGCGTTTGAATTCCTGACGGGCATACCAGAATGCGATCTTTCTGCAGAGCGCTCCAAGTGCTTTGCCAAACTTGTTCGCTACAGGTCTTTCCACATAAGTGATGGGGAAGTCCGCATGCCAGAAACTGAGAAGGGCTGCATTGGGCACAATCTTTTTGGCTGCAGCGCGTACCACCGTAGGAAGAATGTAGGGAGAGCCTACTTCGATCACATCGGGCTTGTATTTTTTCAATACAGGACGAATCTGGGATTGCTTCCAGATAAAACGGTACTCCCAATTGCCTGGGAAACGGTACGCATCCACATGCTCGATAACCAGGCTGTCGCTCACCTTCTCTGTAAAGTTCTTGGAATCGGGCATCACAAAAACAGAAAGAACATCCTTCTGCTTTTTGTAGAAGTCCATCTTTTGTAGATGGTAGCGTCGAACACCGCCTCCCGAAGGACTCCAGAAATTGTTGAAGTCAACGACGGTAAACATTAAAGTTGTTCCTGCATCTTATTGGACAGCGGGTCAATTGTCAGGTTGCCCTGATAAGTGTTGTTGCTGCCCAGACGCTTGGAGTCCACCTTTAAGAATAAATTTCCGCCCTTAGCTTCCAGCCAGTAAATGGCGTCGGAATCGCGAAGGTATGCACGAGGACCGATTAGACCCTGTTCGGAATCAATCAGTTCCCCACCCAGGAAGAACGGAATGTCCAAAGCCTTGTACAGATCCAGGATGACTGCGGCTCGGCGCTCGCAAATGTCGTTCAGTTCCGGATGGTCAGAAACCTTTAGATGGTCGATACCGTCGATGATGACGACCAGGTTGCGATGCTCCTTCACTTCTTCCTTTAAGGTGGATAGAAGCTCGGTATTGTCGAACAGAGGGGAGTCTTCCCAGATTTCCAGACGGTTGCTACGGACGTAACCCATGAGTTCGCGGGTAGCTTCCAGAATCTTCTGGTTCATGCCTTCGTCTTCGTTTTGCTTACGTACGGTCAGGACGGATTCCCCGATCATCATGGCGACCAGTCGGTCGAAAATCTGGCGACGGGGCGTTTCCAAAGCAACGTAAATCAGTTTCAGCTTGGGATTGCTTTGTACAAGGTCCAATGCCAGGCTAGAAAGCAAGGTGGTCTTCAGACCAAAGGGCTTGGAGGAAACGTAGAAGCAGCCGGACTGAATACCGTCGATTTCCTGAGTCAGTTTCGGGAAAGTATTCAGGGAGTAACCCACGCTTACGTCTGGAGGACATCCCATGGCGGTATCGAAGTTTTCCTTGATGTCCTGCAGCAGCATGGAACGACGGTGAGTATGGACCGTGTCCACTTCGGTCTGTTCCACCAGGGAAATCAACTGGTCTGCGCCATTCTTACGGACAACCTGGTCTACAGTTTCGCCCTTCGGTAGCACGATGGACTTGAACTTCAAGTTCAGTTCCTGTGCCATTTTCAGATAACGCTGGATACGGAATTCCTGTTCTCTGCGATCCTGTTCGCGACGGAGAACCACCGTAACGGATTCTGCGCCACAAGCCTTCAGCTTCAGGAGATGGCTTAAAGTCAGTTCCTGATACAAGGTGGAAACGACACCCGGAATGCCGGAAAGGTCTGCGGTCAATGCATCAAAGAAACCTTCCACAATCAAGGGTTTGCTGTTTTCCAGCTGCATGTTGAAAGGAATATCTGCAGGACCGGATGCAAAGGAGATATAGGTGTTAGGACCGTCGGCTTCGTCAATGAGACGACCGTAGACGGAATGGATCAAACCCTTGGAGTTGCGAGCGGGAATGGTGATTCTCGGTTCGTGGTAGGCTTCCAGGTTGTCCAGGTAGAAACTGATCTGGTGGCGTTCGATCCCGTTCAGCATGCAGTAGCTGACGAATGGTTCTGGATCGCCACTATAGTAACCAATACCGTAAAGCTGTGCCTGGCCGATGCTCCAACCACGGGATGCCAGGAATTCTGCAGAGGACGGACTCTTGCATGCAGCCCAATGGCAGTAACGGACGAAGTTCTCGAGAACCTTCGTCTTTTCTCCGCCCAGTTCCTTGATCCAAGGGTGTTCATCGGGCTGGTTGTCCTTTTCGATATCCTGGGTGCCCAGGAAGTCAAGAGCTTCTACTCGTGCGGCGCCTTCGTCCATGCCGTTAAAACGGCTACGCATCACGAATTCAATCAAATCACCTTCGCTACCGCA
Above is a window of Fibrobacter sp. UWR4 DNA encoding:
- a CDS encoding glycosyltransferase, with the protein product MFTVVDFNNFWSPSGGGVRRYHLQKMDFYKKQKDVLSVFVMPDSKNFTEKVSDSLVIEHVDAYRFPGNWEYRFIWKQSQIRPVLKKYKPDVIEVGSPYILPTVVRAAAKKIVPNAALLSFWHADFPITYVERPVANKFGKALGALCRKIAFWYARQEFKRYDGVQVSCKEVMDRLDQNGLPKSHWIPLGCDIQMFNPTKRDEELVKQLKDGNPDRLTIFFPHRFCEEKGIELLLGAYDILSQKLNCEPALVLAGTGPYLPQVKAAVEKNPHMQYAGFIKSADEMARYYSSVDLGLALSGWETFGLSILESMACGNAQVGAATGAAAEHVKESEAGAILKERSSESLAEAIIELYHSDLKQKKLNARAYAEKFSWDDCFKRQLDLYRQIANHKRKK
- a CDS encoding CHC2 zinc finger domain-containing protein, which encodes MLIDQEHAGIIMRAKTHPRQLGVPLSRWGRNLIACCPFHSPEETSLFFYDALGYWRYRCLQCGSEGDLIEFVMRSRFNGMDEGAARVEALDFLGTQDIEKDNQPDEHPWIKELGGEKTKVLENFVRYCHWAACKSPSSAEFLASRGWSIGQAQLYGIGYYSGDPEPFVSYCMLNGIERHQISFYLDNLEAYHEPRITIPARNSKGLIHSVYGRLIDEADGPNTYISFASGPADIPFNMQLENSKPLIVEGFFDALTADLSGIPGVVSTLYQELTLSHLLKLKACGAESVTVVLRREQDRREQEFRIQRYLKMAQELNLKFKSIVLPKGETVDQVVRKNGADQLISLVEQTEVDTVHTHRRSMLLQDIKENFDTAMGCPPDVSVGYSLNTFPKLTQEIDGIQSGCFYVSSKPFGLKTTLLSSLALDLVQSNPKLKLIYVALETPRRQIFDRLVAMMIGESVLTVRKQNEDEGMNQKILEATRELMGYVRSNRLEIWEDSPLFDNTELLSTLKEEVKEHRNLVVIIDGIDHLKVSDHPELNDICERRAAVILDLYKALDIPFFLGGELIDSEQGLIGPRAYLRDSDAIYWLEAKGGNLFLKVDSKRLGSNNTYQGNLTIDPLSNKMQEQL